A window from Plasmodium cynomolgi strain B DNA, chromosome 7, whole genome shotgun sequence encodes these proteins:
- a CDS encoding hypothetical protein (putative), translating to MMLPFFCIGLILQLYVGCFNVKKNIIVTCPWGRGENKKEVKSSAFLVRKQFFKFKKFRAHSSDHWEGKPPIDAAQNGAKNTLSEFYHRNCRRLRKTFELVKSGLISIQDNLFSNSLASQLAISVSFFLLHFYMLSRHFLILFPYQLIPNHSNILMSLDMNNTLFFLMSIFFFKRFKAHFHSFKQRLQLNRFTIKLQDHKRKNILSVCFFLIASYVLSGYVSIYTERILTLWKLFSHPRSDNVVKSLQILTGHFIWVACSIVVFKQLLYPYFLNNESNLNLRHKDSWYFEVIYGYVFSHFVFSIVDLLNNFIINRFMGEAQDEVYVDNSIDDIVSGREFVSTLLCIISPCFSAPFFEEFIYRFFVLKSLNLFMHIHYAVTFSSLFFAIHHLNIFNLLPLFFLSFL from the exons ATgatgcttccttttttttgcattggCCTAATTCTGCAGTTGTACGTCGGGTGCTtcaacgtaaaaaaaaacataatagTGACATGCCCATggggaagaggagaaaacaaGAAGGAAGTCAAATCGAGTGCATTTCTAGTGaggaaacaattttttaaatttaaaaaatttcgagcTCATTCATCAGACCATTGGGAGGGCAAACCTCCCATTGATGCAGCACAGAATGGAGCAAAGAATACCCTAAGCGAATTCTACCATCGAAATTGTAGGCGACTGAGGAAGACATTCGAATTAGTTAAAAGTGGTCTAATCTCCATTCaggataatttattttcaaattcgttagctagccagctagccatttctgtgtcattttttcttctccacttTTATATGCTATCTCGTCACTTCCTCATATTATTCCCCTATCAGTTAATTCCAAACCATTCCAATATTTTGATGAGCCTAGACATGAACAACACGCTCTTTTTCTTAatgtccatattttttttcaaacgttTCAAGGCCCACTTTCACAGCTTCAAGCAGAGGTTACAGTTGAACCGATTTACCATCAAGCTACAGGACCATAAGAGGAAAAACATCCTCTCcgtctgcttcttcttgaTTGCATCCTACGTCTTGTCCG GCTACGTGTCCATATACACGGAGCGCATCTTGACGCTGTGGAAACTGTTCAGTCACCCCCGCTCGGATAACGTGGTGAAGTCGCTACAG ATCCTGACCGGGCACTTCATATGGGTAGCGTGTAGCATCGTCGTGTTTAAGCAGTTGCTGTACCCCTACTTCCTAAACAATGAAAGCAATTTGAATTTGCGCCACAAGGACAGCTGGTACTTTGAGGTAATCTACGGGTACGTCTTTTCCCACTTCGTATTCAGCATTGTGGATTTGCTgaacaattttataataaatcgTTTCATGGGGGAGGCGCAAGACGAGGTGTACGTGGACAACAGTATAGATGACATTGTTAGCGGAAGAGAGTTCGTTTCAACTCTGCTGTGCATTATTAGTCCCTGTTTTAgtgcgcctttttttgaggaattcatttatcgtttttttgtaCTGAAGAGTTTGAATTTGTTCATGCATATACATTACGCCGTTACCTTTTCTTCCCTATTTTTCGCAATTCACcatttgaacatttttaacttacttcctttgtttttcctgTCCTTCCTA